In bacterium, the sequence GGCTGTATAATTAGGATCCAATGCGATGTAAACGGCGCGCTCACCTTCGGAATCGACTTGATCGATCCGAAATCCGAGAACTCCGCACTCTTCGCGAAACTCTGCGAAATGTTCGGACTCGAACTTGAACGAGCAGACCTGAGCGAAAGCAAAGGAGCCGAAGCAGAGTTCGATGGCAACTTGAGAGATTGCCAGCGCATCATGGTCGTCGTAAAAGACTGACACCGACTCAAACAGCTGTTGGGGCGGTTAAAGGTTTTTACAAAACCTACTGCCCCTCTCTGTTTTGCCACATTCTGCTTTAGTGACTCGTTTTCGTGAAGCAATTCCCTAAACGCTTGAACTAATATGCGACAAATGCTCAGTTATTCCTAGCAATCAAATAACCCCAAACAGTCACACTACCCAGCACAATCATCCCGCCGGTAATCGCCAGGACGGATGGAACTTCCTTGTGCACAAGAAACACCCAAACCGGGCTTAAAATCGGCTCAAGTGTAGTAATCAGCACGGCATCAATTGCTCGCACCTGCTTTATCGCCTCGCAATACAAAATAAATGGGATCGAAAGTCCGAAAGAGCCGAGTAGCAAAAGGCGCGCACCCACATGTAGGTCGGAAACGCTGTTATCTATGAAAAACGCTCCGACAATAGCAATCAGGATATTACCAAGTAATACCGTTTCATGTGGTGATTCATTCTTTTGCAACCTCAAGCAAATTGTATACCAAGCCAAGGCAAAGCCGCAGATTATCCCACAGATATTTCCAATCAACCGTCCCCCGTCTAAGCGATCCATGAAAAATAGCGATGTTCCGAACAAGACAATTGCTCCGAGTAGATAGTCGCGCAGCTTTAAATATTCTCCTAAATATCTGCCGCCAAATAGCGCCAAAAAAACTGGCGCAGTGCACTGGAGTAAAACTGCATTAGCAGTTGTTGTCATGTAATTTGCGGTAATAAAACAGCTGATATTTAACGCATACGCCACAGCGCCAAAGATCTGCGCCTTTGACCAGTTAAAGCTGAGTTTCCGTCTTGCAAAAATACGTAGATAGAGTGCCTGAACAACAACTGCAATCATACTTGCGATTCCGGCAATTCCAAGTGGATGGAGTGGCAACCCTTTGACAAACACACCAATCACGCTCCACATTAGAGCTGCGATAATAAGTTGCAAGACTGGAAATGCGGCTGAAGGCATCTTGAATTCTTAACATCGTCTGCGGAGATAAGCTATCTCTGATAGTTGTTCTTTGCCGACAAAAAAGGGAGAGGGTGCTCTTGGCATAACAACCTAAGAAGAAACCTCTCCATCAATGCTTATGAAATCT encodes:
- a CDS encoding DMT family transporter yields the protein MPSAAFPVLQLIIAALMWSVIGVFVKGLPLHPLGIAGIASMIAVVVQALYLRIFARRKLSFNWSKAQIFGAVAYALNISCFITANYMTTTANAVLLQCTAPVFLALFGGRYLGEYLKLRDYLLGAIVLFGTSLFFMDRLDGGRLIGNICGIICGFALAWYTICLRLQKNESPHETVLLGNILIAIVGAFFIDNSVSDLHVGARLLLLGSFGLSIPFILYCEAIKQVRAIDAVLITTLEPILSPVWVFLVHKEVPSVLAITGGMIVLGSVTVWGYLIARNN